The stretch of DNA AGACTTCCTTCCCGGTGAGGATAACCAGGGCCTAGAGCAGGTAGGACCCACCTACCCGACGGCCTTTGGCATCGAGCTGACACCCAAGGTTCAGGCCATTGGTCTGGGCATACTGGGTCTGCTGGGAGCCTTTGCCCTCTACAACTTTGTGGTGCAGCCCGTGCAGGAGCAGAGAACGGCTCTGGAGGCCGAAGTGGCCCAGAAGCAGGCCCAGGTTGACCAGCAGCGGGCCAGTCTGCAGGACCGCGCGGCTCTCCAGGCTCAGCTCAACTCCGCCCTCGAGCAGCGGGCGGGCATTTACAGCCTCCTGGGCGATGCCCAGACCATTGATACGCTGCTGCTCGACATCAACCAGCAAATTCAGAACAGCAACGCGGCGATCGCCGATGTGCTGCGGGCCGACCCCGCCCGCCTCGACAATGCCCAGCTGGCGGCACTGGGCCTCAACCGCGAACAACTACAGCGGGTGAGGACAGAGTTTGCCGGTGAACCACAGCTGCAACGGCAGCTCTACACCTCCGAGCTACTGCGGTTTAACCCCAGCCCTTCGGTGCTGCTGGCCGATGGCCCCGCCGAGCTCAACGGCAGGCTGGAACGCTACACCGTCGATGTGTCAATGCAGGCCCTGTTCCCCCAGACCCTCAGCATCATGCGCAATATCGAGCGCCTGGAGCCGCTGATCATCATCCGGGACGTGCAGCAGAGCATTGCGCCGCCACCTGATGGGGCTTCAGAGGAGCAGCTTTTGGGGGTTAGTCGCCTGTTGCTGACCGACTTCACCCTGGAAGTGCTGGTGCCCATCGGCGATCCCAGCGTGCCGCCGGAGCCCCCACCGGAAGTCCCCGCCGAGGGCGAAGAAGGTGCAGTCCCTCCTGAAGGGGGTTAACTCAGCCTTTTGGAGCTTAGCGTCCAGCGCCACCCCGTGGCCCCCAATCTACCAACTAACCTACCTAGCCCAGTCAAACCCCGCGCGGCCCAGCCGCACCTGTGATGGAGGAGTGAACCGTGAACCGCCTGATGAACCTGCAACCGTTTTTGCTGAGCAGTGCCCTGGTTGCCCTGGCTGCCCAGCCTGGCCTGGCTTCAGTGACCAGCATTACCAATGTCCGCCTCAACCCCACTTCCACCGGCCTTGAGCTGGTGTTTGAAACCCAGGGCGGCGATAGCAGCAATGTCTTTACCGTCAACCAGGGCAATAGCCTGGTCGCCGACATTACCCGCGCTCAGCTCAACTTGCCCAACGGCAGCACCTTTAGCCAGGCCAACCCCGCCCCTGGCATTGCTCAGGTGTCGGTGGTTCCCCTCGATGCCAACAGCGTGCGGGTGACCATTGACGGCGATGGTCAGGCCCCGGTCGGCCAGGTCGCCTCCAACCGCGATCGCGTAGTGCTGTCGGTTCGCAACGACGGTAGGGCCCAGGCCCCTACCCCAGTGCCCACCGAGCTGGAGACGGTGCCGGCCCCTGCCACTCCTCCTGCAGTCGCCCAGGCCACGCCGCCCTCTACCGTTGCCCAGGCGACTCCCGCTCCAGAGGTGCCGGTCCCAGCCAGTCCCGATGTGCTGGTGCCTAACCCCGAAGTCACCATTGACGGCACCCCAGTGCCCCGGCCCCAGCGCCAGCAGGTTCCTCCGTTCCTGCCCCGGGCCGTAGCCCCGCCGGTGGGAGATATTTCCGTCGCTGAGGGAGCCCCTGCGTTTAGCACGATCAACCTGGGTAGTAACGAGCGGATTCCCAGGCTGCTGCTGCGGGATGCTCCGGCTCGCGAAGTTCTGTCCCTGCTAGCTCGGGCGGCTGGGCTCAACCTGGTCTTTACCCCCGCCGGCGCGACTACCCCCGGAGCACCGGATGCCGCCGGCAGTCCTGACGGTCCGCCTGTGAGCCTCGACATTGAAAACGAGTCCGTCCAGGATGTGTTTAACCACGTGCTGCGGGTGACGGGCCTCCAGGCCAACCGGGTTGGGCGCAGTATCTATGTGGGGCCACAGCTGCCCGTCTCCGCCCAGAATGTCGTCGCTCGCACCCTCAGGCTTAACCAGGTCGATGCTACGGTAGCTACCAATTTCCTGGTGGCGCTGGGGGCTGAGAGTGCCGTCAGCCGTGAGCGGCTGGTCACCAACGTCAATGCGGTAACGGTTGGCGAAGGGTCTCCTCCCATTACTGAGACTCAGACCTCAACGGTGGAGCAAATTGAAGTCAACCGGGTGGATTATGTAGACAGTCAGGGTATTCTGCGCGGTCTGCAGGTGGTGGCCGATGAACGAACCAACTCTGTCACGCTGGTTGGCCGAGCCGACCTGATTGCCATCGCCACCGAGCAGCTGACCCGCATCGACCTGAGACGACGGCAGGTGGCCATCAACCTCCGGGTGATTGACATCGACCTCAATGCGCTGGAGGCCTTTGGCACCAGCTTCTCCTTCCAGACCGGCAACTTTGGCATCGGCAGCACGGGTGGCCTGGGCATTCTCAACCTGGGAGCTGGCATTCCTACCCAGGTCTTCCCAGGGGGCACGCCCACGGCTACGCCGATTGGGCCGCGCAGCATTCAGGGTGGCGGAACCAATGCCAACGTCGCCGGTAACTTCCTGCTTCAGATCCTGGCTACGGTGCAGAACGGCAACGGCAAGATTATCACCGACCCGACGCTGATTGTGCAGGAGGGGCAGACGGCTTACCGTTCAGCTCACCCAGGACGTGGTTACCGACGTCACCCAGACCGTCACCATCCCCGATACAGGTCCCCCGGTGGTGACCACCCAGACAGAAATTGAGCTGGCGGGTCTGGTGCTGCAGATCAACGTCGATCGCATTGACGATAACGGCTTTGTCTCCCTGTCCGTAGCGCCCAGTATTGCGGCGCCTACCCAGGTGTTTGACACCGGTCAGGGCAACATTGTCCTCCTGTCGCGGCGGCAGCTGAGTTCTGGCCAGGTACGGGTGCGCGATTCGCAGACCCTGCTGCTCTCCGGTATTATCCAGGAGTCAGAACGCTCTACCGTCAACAAGATTCCGATTCTGGGCGATATTCCGATTCTGGGGGCGCTATTCCGCAGTACCTCGACGGACAGCAACCGTCAGGAACTGATTATCCTGCTGACTCCCCAGATTTTGGATGACTCTGATCAGTCGGTGTTTGGGTACCAGTACACCCCCAGTGAGCAGGTGCAGGAAGTGCTGGAGAATCGAAGTCGTTAGGTGATGCTGATGCTCTAAACCAGCCAGCCAGGCGCTTCAGGTTGTAAACGGTTCAATCGGCAGGGTAGGGGTGATAAAGCGCACCTCTACCCTGTTTGCTACGTACCTGCAATTGGCCCAGCAGCGCCTACTCGGCAATCCTATTCAGCGAAATAGGAGCCGTACATGACGTATTCGTCCCGCTGGAGCTGGGCCTCGCTGGGGAAAAACGCGATTTCTAAAGATGTTGCGGCCCCCGTGGCATTGGCTTTGGGCATCAGCCGAATGTACTGGTTTTGGGTGTCGTAAAAGCTGGGGCTGGACTCCAGCCTGAGCAGGTAGCCCCCCTCGGTGCTCACCAGGGTATAGGGGCTGCGCTGACCGCTACTCCACTCCACCTGGTTGGGGGTGATGGCCATGGTGCCAAATGCCAGCAGGACGTTGCTGAGGGGCTGCCACTCATGGATGAGGGCATCGGGAAGGGTGGCAGTGGCGGGCGCTGTGCCTGGGGTTGTCGTTGGGGCGGTGGGAGCCGGAGTGGGAGCGGTGGCGGTGGGCGGGGTTGGGGCGACCGAGTCGGTCGGGGGCAGCACGGTTGGGCGACACCCGGCGATCGCAATCCCAGCTCCCATTACCAGCCCCCATCCCAGCCGCCCTGGGCGACACCGCAACAGCAGCTGAGCCAGTTTTGCGGCCAAATCGATCATGTCTAAACTCCACAGCAGGGCCTGCTGCCATACTAGCGTTTTGCAGGCGTGGCAATACCCGTCAGCCCAGGCTGTC from Leptolyngbya sp. KIOST-1 encodes:
- a CDS encoding type II secretion system protein GspD; amino-acid sequence: MVTDVTQTVTIPDTGPPVVTTQTEIELAGLVLQINVDRIDDNGFVSLSVAPSIAAPTQVFDTGQGNIVLLSRRQLSSGQVRVRDSQTLLLSGIIQESERSTVNKIPILGDIPILGALFRSTSTDSNRQELIILLTPQILDDSDQSVFGYQYTPSEQVQEVLENRSR
- a CDS encoding type IV pilus secretin family protein; this encodes MNRLMNLQPFLLSSALVALAAQPGLASVTSITNVRLNPTSTGLELVFETQGGDSSNVFTVNQGNSLVADITRAQLNLPNGSTFSQANPAPGIAQVSVVPLDANSVRVTIDGDGQAPVGQVASNRDRVVLSVRNDGRAQAPTPVPTELETVPAPATPPAVAQATPPSTVAQATPAPEVPVPASPDVLVPNPEVTIDGTPVPRPQRQQVPPFLPRAVAPPVGDISVAEGAPAFSTINLGSNERIPRLLLRDAPAREVLSLLARAAGLNLVFTPAGATTPGAPDAAGSPDGPPVSLDIENESVQDVFNHVLRVTGLQANRVGRSIYVGPQLPVSAQNVVARTLRLNQVDATVATNFLVALGAESAVSRERLVTNVNAVTVGEGSPPITETQTSTVEQIEVNRVDYVDSQGILRGLQVVADERTNSVTLVGRADLIAIATEQLTRIDLRRRQVAINLRVIDIDLNALEAFGTSFSFQTGNFGIGSTGGLGILNLGAGIPTQVFPGGTPTATPIGPRSIQGGGTNANVAGNFLLQILATVQNGNGKIITDPTLIVQEGQTAYRSAHPGRGYRRHPDRHHPRYRSPGGDHPDRN